One Gloeobacter morelensis MG652769 DNA window includes the following coding sequences:
- a CDS encoding glycoside hydrolase family 10 protein, which yields MLALVLWLASAPLILAAQAYPIVVVQPPEAGAWDTLRGRIERLNLRYRPLALADLSLERLAEAKVLFLPNLTNLTLDQANAIQQWVDRGGKLIVSGPLGTESPPEVREALTNLVGAYWIEPLNIVSRAEVQLVQPWTKLGNSTSAVRGGSLVRPVGSTANIAATWIGGLGNPAVLVNEDVTYLGWQWGTTSPTFDRDWLAAAIERFLPGAVGNQFKVAPVEATAMFKELEGVLGRVESALLTSDARSTAPEQFPPAYRDAIARAQRTLKELPAMLKDGLDTQARAAWEDAIEDLWAHYPTSQLAALPEVRAIWLDRGTIVKAGSEEGLTRIFDRLAQSGINTVFFETVNAGYTIYPSAVAPAQNPLIRGWDPLAAAVRLAHERKMELHAWTWTFAAGNTRHNALIGKSQDFPGPVLAAHPGWAQSGRKGNLRPAGQPEYWMDPANPEVRAYLQSLYEEILTNYDVDGLQFDYIRYPLQKNAGQYFGYSPAARRSFAQLTGVDPIDIAPEESSLWALWNRFKAEQVSSFVAESAEKLRRIKPRLIVSAAVFPNPPGERLRLLQQDWEAWAIQGNIDLLVPMTYALNTRRLQQLVEPTLPGVKEAPVLILPSLNLMSLPQVQLRDQLQAVRDLPSGGYSLFAAAHLADNHQQMLAQASSASNLLPYRDPLSTALERFTALKREWDFLLDRKQIWVAEYSLSEWRAQSKRTQAALETLSKQPSAGWMRTAREQVLAIRQGLGTWLGQEKILRPYRLQTWENRLDSLDTLLRYAQGRLERQVRAARTGR from the coding sequence GTGCTCGCCCTTGTGCTGTGGTTGGCGTCGGCACCGCTCATCCTGGCCGCCCAGGCCTATCCGATCGTGGTCGTCCAGCCCCCTGAGGCAGGAGCCTGGGATACGCTGCGCGGGCGCATCGAGCGGTTGAATCTGCGCTATCGTCCCCTGGCCCTCGCCGATTTGAGCCTGGAGCGGCTCGCCGAGGCCAAGGTGCTGTTTTTGCCGAATCTGACCAATCTCACCCTCGACCAGGCAAACGCCATCCAGCAGTGGGTGGACCGGGGCGGCAAGCTCATCGTCAGCGGACCGCTCGGCACCGAATCGCCCCCCGAGGTGCGCGAAGCGCTCACCAACCTGGTGGGTGCCTACTGGATCGAACCGCTCAATATCGTCTCGCGCGCCGAGGTGCAGCTGGTTCAGCCCTGGACGAAGCTCGGCAACTCGACCAGCGCCGTGCGCGGCGGCAGCCTGGTGCGCCCCGTAGGCAGCACCGCCAACATCGCGGCTACCTGGATCGGCGGCCTGGGCAATCCGGCGGTGCTCGTCAACGAGGATGTGACCTATCTGGGCTGGCAGTGGGGGACAACTTCACCGACTTTTGACCGCGACTGGCTGGCGGCGGCGATCGAGCGCTTCTTGCCTGGGGCAGTGGGTAATCAATTTAAAGTGGCGCCGGTCGAAGCGACCGCCATGTTCAAAGAACTCGAAGGCGTCCTGGGGAGGGTCGAAAGCGCACTGCTCACCAGCGACGCGCGCTCGACGGCCCCTGAGCAGTTCCCGCCTGCCTACCGCGACGCTATCGCCCGCGCCCAGCGCACGCTCAAAGAATTGCCCGCCATGCTCAAAGACGGCCTCGACACCCAGGCGCGCGCCGCCTGGGAGGATGCCATCGAAGATCTATGGGCGCACTATCCGACCTCGCAACTGGCGGCCCTGCCGGAGGTGCGCGCCATCTGGCTCGACCGGGGCACGATCGTCAAAGCCGGTTCTGAAGAGGGACTGACCCGCATCTTCGACCGCCTGGCCCAGTCGGGGATCAACACGGTCTTCTTTGAAACCGTCAACGCGGGCTACACGATTTACCCGAGTGCCGTCGCTCCTGCCCAAAATCCGCTCATTCGAGGCTGGGATCCGCTCGCGGCGGCGGTGCGCCTGGCCCACGAGCGCAAGATGGAACTGCACGCCTGGACGTGGACGTTCGCAGCGGGCAACACGCGCCACAACGCGCTTATCGGCAAATCCCAGGACTTTCCTGGACCGGTCCTCGCCGCTCACCCCGGTTGGGCGCAAAGTGGCCGCAAGGGCAATCTGCGCCCGGCGGGCCAACCCGAGTACTGGATGGACCCGGCCAATCCGGAAGTGCGCGCCTACTTGCAGAGTCTCTACGAGGAGATCCTCACCAACTACGATGTCGACGGGTTGCAGTTCGATTACATCCGCTATCCGCTCCAAAAGAACGCCGGTCAGTACTTCGGCTACTCCCCGGCGGCGCGCCGGAGCTTTGCCCAATTGACCGGCGTCGACCCGATCGACATCGCTCCTGAAGAAAGCTCGCTCTGGGCGCTGTGGAACCGCTTCAAAGCCGAGCAAGTGAGCAGCTTCGTCGCCGAATCCGCCGAGAAGCTGCGTCGCATCAAGCCGCGGCTCATCGTTTCGGCGGCGGTTTTTCCCAACCCTCCCGGCGAGCGGCTGCGCCTGTTGCAGCAGGACTGGGAAGCATGGGCGATCCAGGGCAACATCGACCTGCTGGTGCCGATGACCTACGCCCTCAATACCCGCCGCCTGCAGCAGCTGGTGGAGCCCACCCTCCCCGGCGTCAAAGAAGCGCCGGTGCTCATTTTGCCCAGCCTCAACCTGATGTCGCTGCCGCAGGTGCAACTGCGCGATCAACTCCAGGCGGTGCGCGATTTGCCCTCCGGGGGCTACTCGCTTTTTGCCGCTGCCCATTTGGCGGACAACCACCAGCAGATGCTTGCCCAGGCTTCCTCCGCCTCCAATCTTCTGCCCTATCGCGACCCGCTTTCGACCGCCCTGGAGCGCTTCACAGCCCTCAAGCGCGAGTGGGATTTTTTGCTCGATCGCAAGCAAATCTGGGTGGCCGAGTACAGCCTCAGCGAATGGCGCGCCCAGAGCAAACGCACCCAGGCCGCGCTTGAAACCCTCAGCAAGCAGCCGTCGGCCGGATGGATGCGCACCGCCCGTGAGCAGGTCCTGGCGATTCGCCAGGGTCTGGGCACCTGGCTGGGCCAAGAAAAAATCCTCAGGCCCTACCGGTTGCAGACCTGGGAGAACCGCCTCGATTCGCTCGATACGCTTTTGCGCTATGCCCAGGGCCGTCTCGAGCGCCAGGTGCGCGCCGCCAGAACCGGCCGATAG
- a CDS encoding class I SAM-dependent methyltransferase, which translates to MQELSEAEYFLKKFHSLHPGATSSSFAHGQTLSGISSYERLLQVIPESEQPITVLDLACGDGFLLQKLVERQQVRLRLVGVDLSPEELDAAQARLGSAAAVLYCARAQALPLSDASVDFVLCHLALMLMDGICEVVASVHRVLKPGGVFSAVIVGEFQRGDAYEAFVQLLKNYLSEVNARGPRLGDPLTFSEQGLRSLFSAGTGFVEPIWIEDFVIRLDAPRNKVWEMLSLMYDVVLLSDAAKARLEAEFISAMGMLERADGSVPCSMGLRQITCTRL; encoded by the coding sequence ATGCAAGAACTTTCGGAAGCCGAATATTTTCTCAAGAAATTTCACAGCCTGCACCCCGGTGCGACTTCATCATCTTTTGCCCATGGCCAGACTTTGTCTGGAATCTCTTCCTATGAGCGTCTACTTCAAGTCATTCCAGAAAGTGAGCAGCCGATCACGGTGTTAGACCTTGCCTGTGGAGACGGTTTTTTGCTCCAGAAATTGGTCGAGCGTCAACAGGTGCGTCTGCGCCTTGTAGGCGTCGATTTGAGCCCGGAGGAATTGGACGCTGCCCAAGCACGCCTGGGCTCCGCTGCTGCGGTTCTGTACTGCGCCCGAGCGCAGGCGCTTCCTCTGTCGGATGCGTCGGTGGACTTTGTGCTTTGCCACTTGGCCTTGATGCTGATGGACGGCATCTGTGAAGTCGTTGCCTCAGTGCACCGTGTTCTGAAGCCCGGAGGGGTGTTCTCTGCCGTCATCGTGGGTGAGTTTCAACGAGGCGACGCCTACGAGGCGTTCGTGCAACTGCTGAAAAATTACCTCTCAGAGGTGAATGCCCGCGGACCGCGCCTTGGAGATCCGCTGACTTTCTCCGAGCAGGGACTGCGGAGCTTGTTCTCGGCAGGCACGGGATTCGTCGAGCCGATTTGGATAGAGGACTTTGTGATCCGGCTGGATGCCCCCAGAAACAAAGTCTGGGAAATGCTCTCGCTGATGTACGACGTTGTGCTGCTTTCAGACGCAGCAAAGGCGCGACTAGAAGCTGAATTCATCTCCGCTATGGGGATGCTGGAAAGAGCCGACGGCTCAGTGCCCTGCTCGATGGGCCTGCGTCAGATTACCTGCACTAGGCTCTAA
- a CDS encoding efflux RND transporter permease subunit, translated as MTWNLSAWSIRNPVPTIALFLLLTVAGVAAFVQLPIAIDPDVQVPKVSVTVTQLGAAPPELETQVTRKIEDAVAGIGNIRHITSQIKDGSSSTEIEFLLGTNFDRAVNDVRDAVAKIRSSLPQNIDQPVIRRVEAGRDAETLVEYEVLSASRSVKELSWIADNDVTRAMLTVPGVARVWRSGGVTREIRVQLDPNRLQALGITALDVDAQIRSLNTNLPGGRGEVGTTEQAIRTLGSASTVEQLRTTQIALGDGRHARLDTLGRITDGESDPDNLAFLNRVPVVYLGAIRSSGSNLVAVEEAIDAKMRELARSLPAGVEIRKSWTNATFVRESYSASVEALLLGASLAVVVIWLFLRDGRATFIAGLAIPLSAIPTFAAMKLAGFTLNNMTLLALALVVGILVDDAIVEIENIIRHTAMGKSPFQAALDAADEIGLAVVATTLTIVAVFLPVAFMEGIQGQYFRQFGWSVAAAVLFSLLVARMLTPLMAAYWMQPLPHTEQKSWLVRAYDYLLIRALQHRNLTVVLAAGVFAMSLWLWPQVPTSLVNAADDGEINLYVLMPPGTPIEQTRQSALQMSALMEAHPAVDRVFSGVGTFGDKKNQNLFFIYLKPKEQRRLNEKQVEAELRKKLEQVPGVRLSFAGSSFTGGKELQIVLQSDDSIALERSGSLLVDQMRSVPGLTDVNLASELARPELRVVPNLARAADQGVSVEAIARTALVATLGDNPTSLAKFNLPGRQINIRVLLDPRFRQDLQAIENLQLTNGSGQLVPLKAVADIRLNTGISQIERYDRSRKVTVEANLAPGSELGPALARVHQLPALRNLPAGVREKATGDAEVQKDVFNGFGGAIAVAVLLVYAVLVLLFGGFLQPLTIMISLPLALGGALAGLLLLGKSMGMYALIGIVMLMGLVTKNAILLVEYCLMAMKGGRPRLEAIMSAGETRMRPILMTTVAMIAGMLPIALSLGAGAETRSPMAIAVVGGLITSTLLTLVVVPVVFTYIDDLEQWLFIHLDRTFQQDRRQAIQADIQPDLPVIARSLPAQEE; from the coding sequence ATGACCTGGAATCTTTCTGCCTGGTCCATCCGCAACCCGGTGCCCACCATCGCCTTATTCTTGCTGTTGACGGTGGCTGGGGTGGCTGCCTTCGTCCAGCTTCCGATCGCCATCGACCCGGACGTGCAGGTGCCGAAGGTCTCCGTCACCGTCACCCAGTTGGGAGCAGCCCCGCCGGAACTGGAGACCCAGGTGACGCGCAAGATCGAGGACGCGGTGGCAGGCATCGGCAACATCAGGCATATCACCTCGCAGATTAAAGACGGATCCTCCTCGACCGAGATCGAGTTTCTGCTTGGCACCAACTTTGACCGAGCCGTCAACGATGTGCGCGATGCCGTTGCCAAGATTCGTTCCTCATTGCCCCAGAATATCGACCAGCCGGTGATCCGTCGGGTAGAAGCCGGCCGAGATGCCGAGACTCTGGTCGAGTACGAAGTGCTCTCCGCAAGCCGCTCGGTCAAGGAGTTGAGCTGGATCGCCGACAACGATGTGACTCGCGCCATGCTCACGGTGCCCGGGGTGGCCAGGGTCTGGCGCTCGGGCGGGGTCACACGGGAAATTCGGGTGCAGCTCGATCCAAACCGGCTGCAGGCGCTGGGGATCACCGCCCTGGATGTCGATGCGCAGATCCGCTCACTGAACACCAACCTGCCCGGTGGCCGGGGGGAAGTGGGTACCACCGAGCAGGCGATCCGCACCCTCGGCTCGGCCAGTACTGTCGAGCAACTGCGCACTACCCAGATCGCACTGGGGGATGGACGTCATGCCCGCCTCGATACCTTGGGCCGCATTACCGACGGCGAGAGCGATCCTGATAACCTTGCTTTTTTGAACCGGGTGCCGGTCGTCTACCTTGGAGCCATCCGCTCCAGCGGCAGTAATTTGGTGGCGGTCGAGGAAGCCATCGACGCGAAGATGCGCGAGCTGGCGCGTAGCCTGCCCGCCGGCGTCGAGATCCGCAAAAGCTGGACTAACGCCACTTTTGTGCGCGAATCCTACAGCGCGTCGGTCGAGGCGTTGCTCTTGGGAGCGTCGCTGGCGGTGGTGGTCATCTGGCTTTTCTTGCGCGATGGGCGGGCGACTTTTATCGCGGGTCTTGCTATACCACTCTCGGCGATCCCGACGTTCGCGGCGATGAAGCTGGCGGGCTTCACGCTCAACAACATGACGCTTCTGGCGCTGGCGCTGGTGGTCGGTATTCTGGTGGACGACGCCATCGTCGAGATTGAAAACATCATCCGCCACACGGCGATGGGCAAATCCCCCTTCCAGGCAGCCCTGGATGCGGCCGACGAGATCGGTCTGGCGGTCGTCGCCACCACACTGACGATCGTGGCGGTGTTTTTGCCGGTGGCCTTCATGGAAGGCATCCAGGGCCAGTACTTCCGGCAGTTCGGCTGGTCGGTGGCGGCTGCGGTGCTCTTTTCACTGCTGGTGGCACGGATGCTCACACCCTTGATGGCCGCTTACTGGATGCAGCCGTTGCCGCACACAGAGCAAAAAAGCTGGCTGGTGCGCGCTTACGACTATCTGCTGATCAGGGCTCTGCAGCATCGGAACTTGACGGTGGTGCTGGCTGCCGGGGTATTTGCCATGAGCCTCTGGCTGTGGCCTCAGGTACCGACTTCGCTGGTGAATGCCGCCGATGACGGCGAGATCAATCTGTATGTCCTGATGCCGCCGGGCACGCCTATCGAGCAAACCCGTCAGAGCGCTCTGCAGATGAGCGCGCTGATGGAGGCCCATCCGGCAGTCGATCGGGTTTTTAGTGGGGTGGGCACTTTTGGCGACAAGAAAAACCAGAACCTGTTCTTCATCTACCTCAAACCCAAAGAGCAGAGGCGGTTGAACGAAAAACAGGTCGAAGCCGAATTGAGAAAAAAGCTTGAGCAGGTGCCGGGGGTGCGTTTGTCTTTCGCGGGCAGCAGTTTCACCGGCGGCAAGGAACTGCAAATTGTCCTTCAATCCGACGATTCGATTGCCCTCGAGCGTTCCGGCTCGCTGCTGGTGGATCAGATGCGCTCGGTGCCAGGACTGACCGACGTCAATCTCGCATCCGAACTCGCCCGGCCCGAACTGCGCGTCGTTCCCAACCTTGCCCGAGCCGCCGATCAGGGGGTGTCGGTAGAGGCGATTGCCCGCACCGCTTTGGTGGCCACCCTTGGGGACAACCCCACCTCCCTGGCAAAGTTCAATCTACCCGGTCGGCAAATCAACATCCGCGTTCTGCTCGATCCGCGCTTTCGCCAAGATCTCCAGGCGATCGAAAATCTGCAGCTCACCAACGGTAGCGGACAGCTGGTGCCCCTGAAAGCCGTCGCCGACATTCGCCTGAACACGGGAATCTCCCAGATCGAGCGCTACGACCGCTCCCGCAAGGTCACCGTTGAAGCCAACCTGGCACCGGGCAGCGAACTTGGACCGGCCTTGGCGCGAGTGCACCAGTTGCCCGCCCTGCGCAACTTACCCGCCGGTGTCCGGGAGAAAGCGACGGGCGATGCCGAGGTACAAAAAGACGTCTTCAACGGTTTTGGCGGCGCTATTGCCGTGGCGGTGCTGCTGGTTTACGCGGTGTTGGTTTTGTTGTTTGGCGGCTTTTTGCAACCGCTCACCATCATGATCTCGCTACCTTTGGCCTTGGGCGGTGCCCTGGCAGGACTGCTGCTGTTGGGCAAGTCGATGGGGATGTACGCCCTGATTGGCATTGTGATGCTGATGGGATTGGTAACCAAAAATGCGATCCTTCTGGTCGAATACTGCCTGATGGCGATGAAGGGAGGCCGACCGAGATTGGAGGCGATTATGAGCGCGGGCGAAACCCGAATGCGCCCGATCCTGATGACCACCGTCGCGATGATCGCAGGCATGCTGCCCATCGCCCTCTCGCTCGGGGCCGGGGCCGAAACGCGCTCACCCATGGCGATTGCAGTCGTGGGTGGGCTGATCACCTCGACACTGCTGACCTTGGTGGTAGTCCCAGTGGTCTTCACCTACATCGACGACCTCGAGCAGTGGCTATTTATTCACTTGGATCGCACATTTCAACAAGATCGACGTCAAGCTATCCAGGCTGATATCCAACCGGATCTTCCGGTAATCGCTCGCTCGCTTCCTGCTCAGGAAGAGTAG
- a CDS encoding TfuA domain-containing protein has product MPDFTNKCTFFVGPTLQGIEPLKHLRLDVTCLPPVRRGDVEALTSQSPPGHLVIVDGIFHQFPSVGHLELRTALKKGWRVWGLCSMGAIRACEMRDLGMRGYGTVYERFVQDEDFTDDEVALLHGPAHPYPSITEPLIHMRFALDDLVTRGGLPRCEAAAVVEHLSRLWFGYRTLALLRQLVLECRPQMEAGIVDTWLANFEPFRIKSWDLWKFLQERPWQKRD; this is encoded by the coding sequence ATGCCCGATTTCACGAATAAGTGCACGTTCTTCGTCGGCCCGACGCTGCAGGGCATCGAACCGCTCAAACACCTGCGATTGGATGTGACCTGTCTACCGCCGGTGCGCCGCGGCGACGTCGAAGCCTTGACCTCCCAGTCTCCCCCGGGCCATCTGGTGATCGTCGATGGCATCTTCCACCAGTTCCCCTCTGTCGGGCACCTCGAGCTGCGCACAGCCCTCAAAAAGGGATGGCGGGTTTGGGGGCTCTGCTCGATGGGCGCCATCCGCGCCTGTGAAATGCGCGATCTGGGAATGCGCGGTTACGGCACGGTGTACGAGCGCTTCGTGCAGGACGAAGATTTCACCGACGACGAGGTCGCCCTCCTACACGGGCCGGCACACCCTTACCCATCGATCACTGAGCCGCTCATTCACATGCGCTTCGCGCTCGACGACCTGGTGACCCGGGGCGGACTCCCCCGCTGCGAGGCGGCGGCTGTCGTGGAGCACTTGTCGCGTCTCTGGTTCGGCTACCGGACTCTGGCACTGTTGCGGCAGCTCGTCCTGGAGTGCCGGCCGCAGATGGAGGCGGGCATCGTCGACACGTGGCTGGCAAACTTTGAGCCATTCCGAATCAAGTCCTGGGATTTGTGGAAGTTCCTCCAGGAGAGACCCTGGCAAAAGCGCGATTGA
- a CDS encoding YcaO-like family protein — protein MSSSLRVAALAETLQRARAFASRLGITRVTDTTRLDCIGIPVFASIRPTALPGSLCVNAGKGLRPEEARVGAYMEAIEFAMAEYGRSAVDYVMATPRDVLDGRRRPEAILDFCPVIGAQITLDDPMPCVEAEELLSSTRCLVPAELVYVPAPAVEGVQRHFGSSSNGLCSGNSVWEASVHGLAEVIERDIQSFCFLHDTSVLVDIASLSPQPTALAQQISDAGFTLLLRYVENLFELPYFAAYVMEPDPVDAVYICGGFGCHPFKEIAAVRAICEAVQGRLSFIHGGRDDLIERHRLLAQMNGEQELAFSRKLAAKVSRPEGMIGFEAIGDRSGEVCDLSSAWEVLVAAIRKAGIAHVCRVVFTQPHDPVQVLKLIVPRLEMFDRSTRRIGPRLRDYARFHE, from the coding sequence ATGAGTTCGAGTTTGCGCGTGGCTGCGCTCGCGGAAACTCTCCAGCGGGCGCGGGCTTTTGCAAGCCGCTTGGGGATCACCCGCGTGACGGACACCACCCGGTTAGACTGCATCGGCATTCCTGTTTTTGCCAGTATCCGACCCACGGCGCTGCCTGGTTCTCTGTGCGTCAATGCAGGCAAAGGGCTCCGTCCTGAGGAGGCGCGCGTCGGGGCATACATGGAAGCGATTGAGTTTGCCATGGCCGAGTATGGGCGTTCGGCCGTCGATTACGTGATGGCCACACCGCGCGACGTCCTCGACGGCAGGAGACGACCGGAAGCTATTCTTGATTTTTGTCCTGTCATCGGCGCCCAGATTACTCTCGATGACCCGATGCCGTGCGTGGAAGCAGAGGAATTGCTCAGCTCGACGCGATGCCTGGTGCCGGCAGAACTCGTCTACGTGCCTGCCCCGGCGGTAGAGGGGGTGCAGAGGCATTTTGGGTCGAGTTCGAATGGCCTGTGTTCCGGCAACTCCGTCTGGGAGGCAAGCGTGCACGGACTGGCCGAGGTGATCGAACGGGATATCCAGTCATTTTGTTTCCTGCACGACACCTCGGTACTGGTGGACATTGCTTCGTTGTCGCCGCAACCGACCGCCCTGGCACAGCAGATCAGCGATGCCGGTTTCACCCTGCTGCTGCGCTACGTCGAGAACCTCTTCGAGTTGCCGTACTTCGCCGCCTACGTCATGGAGCCGGACCCGGTCGATGCCGTCTACATTTGCGGCGGCTTCGGATGCCACCCTTTCAAGGAGATCGCCGCGGTGCGCGCTATCTGCGAAGCGGTCCAGGGGCGCCTGTCGTTCATCCATGGCGGGCGGGACGATCTCATCGAGCGCCACCGGCTGCTTGCCCAGATGAACGGCGAGCAGGAGCTGGCCTTCAGCCGAAAACTGGCAGCCAAAGTCTCACGCCCCGAAGGAATGATTGGCTTTGAAGCGATTGGCGATCGATCTGGTGAAGTTTGCGATCTGTCCTCGGCCTGGGAGGTGCTCGTCGCCGCCATCCGGAAAGCGGGGATCGCGCATGTCTGCCGGGTCGTCTTCACCCAGCCGCACGATCCGGTACAGGTGCTCAAGCTGATCGTGCCTCGCCTGGAGATGTTTGACCGAAGCACCAGACGGATTGGACCGAGGCTGAGGGACTATGCCCGATTTCACGAATAA